A genomic stretch from Salvelinus namaycush isolate Seneca chromosome 25, SaNama_1.0, whole genome shotgun sequence includes:
- the LOC120019804 gene encoding transcription cofactor HES-6-like produces MAPTPNNKNGLSRDESENYGIKVDRKTRKPLVEKKRRARINESLQDLRVLLADTDLQLKMENAEVLEMTVKRVESIIQSRAQEVDTVNREASERFAAGYIQCMHEVHTFVSNCPGIDATIAAELLNHLLECMPLNDEDKFQVMIQDIMTDCSTNSNSTWPSSEGIYAALVSPGGKSISSGSSSALSPAHSTTSSDDLCSDLEETDSEQNHISVDAENQDVLNMPTAAYSESMWRPW; encoded by the exons ATGGCCCCCACTCCCAATAATAAAAACGGACTGAGTAGAGACGAGAGTGAAAACTATGGCATTAAAGTGGACAGAAAG ACCAGAAAACCGTTGGTTGAGAAAAAGAGACGGGCTCGCATCAATGAAAGTTTGCAAGATCTCCGAGTTCTGCTCGCAGACACAGAT TTACAATTAAAGATGGAGAACGCCGAAGTGCTGGAAATGACTGTGAAACGAGTGGAGAGTATCATTCAAAGCCGAGCACAAG AGGTCGACACCGTGAACCGGGAGGCAAGCGAAAGGTTTGCTGCGGGCTACATCCAGTGCATGCATGAGGTGCACACCTTCGTGTCCAACTGCCCGGGAATTGACGCAACCATCGCGGCAGAGCTCTTGAACCACCTCCTCGAATGTATGCCCCTAAACGACGAGGACAAATTCCAGGTGATGATCCAGGATATCATGACAGACTGCTCCACTAACAGTAACAGCACTTGGCCCAGTTCTGAGGGCATATATGCAGCACTGGTCTCCCCGGGGGGAAAGAGCATCTCCAGCGGCAGCTCCTCAGCCCTCTCCCCGGCGCACTCCACTACCTCCAGCGATGACCTGTGCTCGGATCTGGAAGAGACTGACTCTGAGCAGAACCACATCTCTGTGGATGCTGAGAACCAGGATGTTCTGAACATGCCCACAGCGGCTTATTCCGAGTCCATGTGGAGGCCCTGGTAG